tatatggattaaaacaagctccacaAGCCTGGAATAGCAAGATTGATTCCTACTTCCATCAAAAAGGATTTCAAAGaagtcaaaatgagctttcactTTACATAAAAGGAGGTATGAAAGattttctccttttttgtttATATATTAATTATCTAATTTACATAGGCACCGATCTAGCAATGGTGGAGGAATTCAAGGAAGCTATGATGAAAGAATATGAGATGACAAATTTGGGGCTTATGAAATATTTCCTTGAAATTCAAGTCTAACAATTAAAAGGTGAGATATTTATTTCTCAAGAAAAATATCTTGAAGATTTATTGAAGAAATTTCAAATGAATAATTGCAAACCAATTTCTACTTCAATGGCTGTAAACGAGAAGTTACAGTTGAATGATGTCGCACAAAAATTAGATGAAAAAACATATCGAAGCCTGGTTGGTTCCTTAATATACTTAACCAATACAAGGCTAGATATTGTTTGCCAAGTCAGCTTAATTTCAAGATTTCTGCATCAACCCAACAAGCTACACTATGCAGCGGCAAAAAGAATTTTACGATATCTTCAAGGAACAAGGAACTttggcaatatatatatatatatatatatattatatatatatatatatatgaaagaaaaaagagaacAAGTTTGTGGGTTAGACTGATATTAACTAGGCAGGTTCAATTCATGATTGGAAAAGCACCTCCGACTATGTGTTTTGCTTAGGATCCAAACAAATTTCATGGggatccaaaaagaaaaaaacagtGACATTTTCTTTGGCAGAAGCATAATATATTTCAACAAGAGACACCGCATGCAAAGCAGTATGGTTACGTAGATTACTAGTGACCTTGAAACAAGTTGAAGATGCTCCTACAATTATCTACCATGACAATATGTCTGCAATTGCTATGACGAAAAATCCAGTATTCTATAGCATGtaggaccaaacatattgagTTGAGTCATCACTTTATTTAGGAACTCGTCCAAAAAGGAAAAATTCATTTACAGTTCATGCACACTAATAAGCAATTGGTAGATTCATTCACCAAGGCTTTGACAACAAAAAAATTTAAGGAGTTCAATGTTCATGTCATAATTACAAATTAAGAGGGGGTGTTAAAAagtaatttgtaattttattaatgtaaattaaaaaatggaagtGTGTGGAAGTGTGTAGAATTGCGTGGAATGTTAAGTGTATAGAATTGTGTGGAATAGTGGAGTGTGTAGAAAATAGAGATGACATGTCTATATAAAGGTGTTGATGCAATTCAATGGAATACaatgacaaaaataaaataaaataaaaggcagccccttttcctatattttcttacatacttcataattttacatattcatatatattatttcgtAAACAACTTCCATTATTTTTCCCATAACACCCAGGCGGCGAAAGGTCATCAGAGTAATAGTAGAGTGTTAAAAAAagtaggaagagagagagagagagagagagagagagagagagagaacagcaATCTTGGCTACCGCTAATAGCCGTGGGTGGTCATGGAGATGGCCGGCGAGAACGTGAGGAGAGTTGTTGGGTGTATTTCTCTAGCAAAGAGTGTCACTAGCAATGACTGAGAAGGACATCGGATGAAGCTTCATCATCGAAGATGATCACTATCGTTGGAGGGGCCATGCATGGTGGAAATAGGGGGCTGGCGGCGGCGTGAGTTGCTGCTGCAGGCGAAGCACCCTAGGGTTTTTGCATGACCCTTCGTGCAAGGAAGACAACCAGAAGGAGAGGGTTCACGTGATCCCCCACTGTGCTACTTTAAGCGAGGTCAAACCGAGATGACTCTGTTCAAcgtttttcatttttatttttatttaattaaaaatagttttaaaatacaaaaaatacccaaaaatgttgaaaataaaataaaaaatttctttttttatttttactctttttttttttcagctcatatttttttatgatttatttattttatttaataatgaGTTATTATGGCTCTTAATATTATTACTGTTATAGttacttttttcttttaatttattatCACAAGTAATAtcaatatttgtaattttttttccttttcttaataCTATTTTATTCCATTTTTGTAAAATACCTATTAAATCCAAATAATTTTGttaaaagtacaaaaaaaaaataaaaataattttttaaattccaaaaattagaaaatattttttagagtttTTCATATTCTTAAGTTTTCTTATTTGAGAATTGCCATTCAACTCCCTGATTTAACACCCTCGAATAAAATCTAGCGTTGAAAATAGGCATTTCCCTAATTTGAAAGGTTAAAATCAATCTTTTGTGACAACTCTTCCTTGCATTTTATTGCTcctatctttatttatttattcatttatttaaatattcCGTGTATCACCGATTTCCCACAAATAAGATGTCATTAACGCATTAATCACTACAACAAATTACCGGTCCCTGTTATTCACAAGCTCCAACCATGTCAATATGTTTCCATTTTGCTATTCCTTTGGCAGCAAAAAGATTATTACTTCTTTCCTATCCTGTCCAACTAAATGGAAAACACTGCCCTGCCTCATTACCTTTTCCATCAAAACAAACAAAGCCCATCAGTGTGTGTTTGTGTCTGTGAGAGAGAGATTGAAGTATAAAAATTGCATTTTCCATTGCGAGAAACACTGATCTCGACTTCTGtttacaagaaaaatatatgaaacCCAATCCAACAAAAGGAATGTCGAATTGGGCAAAAAATTAGGCTTAAAGTAAATCATCTACAATGAGAATAAAGGTATACACCAAATTTGGGGGTGGGGGATAAATTTTAAGTTCCTCTATGCTCACTTGATTTGCTAATGAAACCTGACACAGGGGAGGCACCAGAAATGCCCCATTTGAGGTGCAATCTGGCCAAGCCCAACAAACCAAGGCACTTTCCCCGTTGACAAATGGGCCTAGTTTGCTGCAGCAATGGCAGTCCTCGGGCTCGGGAGGCCCATGTAGACAAGCCTGGGTGACAGCCGGACCTTTGGGCTGGGCCTCGGCGAAGGGATTGGGCCGTAATTGCCAATTGGGCCAGGATTGACTCGAGGCGATAGGTTGACTTGTTCAAGAGCCCGGACTTGTAGCTCTGCTGGGTAGTCCCTAACACATCCGATTCGAGGCCCAGCTCCCGTGGTCCATTTGCAGGACAGGCGATTTGCCATGTCAAATATTGGTGCTTTAGCCTTACCATCACTGGTGCCCTTGTGGTCTTCTTGGTCAAGGCTTGTGATCACTATTTCCTTGGGGGGACCATCTGCGTTTGCTGCAATCGCAGCCTTGGATTCAATAGTTTTGGTGGGAGACACCGTTGGCTCTGGCTTTGGTTCCTCATCAACTTTAAATGAAGTCGAGTCATCATCTATTGCATACCTCTGGAGAAAATAGATCAAACATAGATCGTTAGCTATGTACATACAAAAATGCATAAAGGCACTCATGGATAAGCAAATAAATTGATACAAAAAGATCGAGGAACTGTACAAACACAAAGTACTTACCTTGACATTAGTGAGGTCTACATTGTGCTCCTGAAGGAAGCTAATGAATTCCCTGAAATTCTCTTCTGTTGGGTGATAGTGGCCACTATAAGGCCATATAGCCTGCCAAAAATGAGGAAATCTATCAGAAAAAATCACAGCATAATGAAGTTCATGCTCTCCCTCTGAATGAATAAAAtgttcatttttcctttttagcacGATGATCCATACCTCAAGAATCCCATCATGGGAAACTAATCTTCCAGCAGCAGTGGTGGCTCCACCAGCAAGAAAACTTGAATGCTGGAACAGGCCTTTCTTCTTCTGCCCCACATACAAAGCCCTTGATGTGCTGAGAACAAAAATCCACTTGGAACCCTCAACAGTTTCCACAAACAAGCCAGTCTGTCTATACACAAGCTTTCCATCTTCAACCACTACTTCATAAGCTTCCCTTTCTTTCTAAAATGCCAGAAGCAAGTAAGACAGCATTAATTAGTTTTATTGCATGTATACTGTGTAATTTTTATGTAAACCAATTCAACAAATTTATTAATGTTGTAAATGTAGATATATTTCAGCATCATGCATCAATGGACTGTCCATGAAATTAATGAATGGTTTAAAACTCTACCGGTCCAAGATATTTGATGCATTGACGCTGCAGGTTGGCCCTTGGGCAGACCTCAAGATTTACTTCTTTGCCATCTCCGACAtccaaccttcatttttcattaattaaGGTAGTCAGTCGACAGTCACTGAGGAAGTCAAAAAACAGGAAGCACTGCTCCTCTTTGGTTGCCAAGATGGAACGGATGAAAATGAAAACATTTTGGATGCAAATTTTTACCCATTTGCAATATTATGCATATTAACAAAATGTGGAGTTCAAACTTTCTCCTTTCCTCCCATTTTGTTTAGCAACCAAAAGGAGTGATAAGTTAAATGGCTTAGGTAAAAAGTATTTTACCAGAAGAAGAAAGGTTGACTGCTCTCGCTCTCGAACCAGACATCATAGTACAAGTGCAAATTGTGTCCATAACGATGCCTTGGATCAATCTGTGCAGAAAATATGAAACGTGAAGAGAGATTATGGTCAGCCATTTGAATGTTGGCTTATCTCTTATGGTAATTTGGCAAACGCGTGAATCATGCTTTTTGGAATATAAATAATCTGGAGTGAAAACTTACAGCTTCAAGCCAGTGTTGTAGAGCTAGCTTTTGGGCTTTCTCATCTTTGGACAAACCCTTTCCCACCTGCAATGAGAATTAAGATTAAAAAGTTTCTCCCAGGGAAATTTTTGCGAGAAAGATTACATAACAGAACTGATTCAAGGCGTTTGGAAAGAGTACCTTGGCAGCTCTCGTCCTCGCCCTTGCCCACCGCGAAACAGCACTTTCTGGTTTCTCGACGTTGAAGAATGAAACCGAGCTCCTCTTGAGAGCTGCAAAGTCTAATGCTTTCCACCTAAGACATTGGAGATGAAAAACAGAGTCAAGCAACTTGTAGTTAAAGAGTAATGTCACAAATAAAAGCAACAATTACGTTATAAGATACAAACCAGAGCTCCTCAACCACAACTGCACAATCTGCTAGGTTTCTTCGAGTTCGATAACTTTTATAGACTTTCTGAACTTTAACTGCAGCAGCATCAAGCTCGCTAACTGGTCTTGGTGAAAAAAATATTGGTGATTCAGGAACAGAAATTGTGGACATTGGTTTACTTCCATCGGATTTGCCATTCAAAGTATTTGGAGATGGGTTTTCTTTGTCTTGAATTAAATTCTTGAATGAAACAGTTGTTTCAAGCATAATTTTTACTGGGTTGAGATTCTTCAACCTTTTTGAATTACAGGAATTAATCCCATCCGACCTATTTGACTTGGGGCTGGTTCCTGAATCTGTTTCCTTAAAGCTATCAGTTCTCCATGTTATCTCCCCATCTTCTGAGGAAGAATTGATTTTGTAGGCCAAACCAAAAACCCTGTGTCTCACAATTTCTTCCCAAGCCGAAATGACCAACGAAAGCGATAAGCCCATAATAAATTTGCAGGCAACAAGTTTCGGTTTGCTGTAAGGTAAACCTCTACCTGCACAATGTAATTAAGAAATATATGAAAATCACAAACTTAAATAGGGAGAGCAaactcaaaaattaattttcctcCTTCCTAACATCTTGTATAAAGTTGGGGATTTAGCATGGACCTCTGCCTACTTatcaagaataaaaataataattaaatgatcAATATGGATATAAAAGCCTCATTTTCTAAATAGCGCACCCTCCGGGCGGGGGAGGAGATGATATATCTTGGCTTCCTTGTAATTCTGCAAGTCCGCTCATTTTTTGGTGTATGGATGAACTGCAAATGTTATCAAGCCCTAATCTAGAAACAGTTCATGTTTCAAATATTTGCAGCAAACACAAAAAGGGGTAGGAGAAAAAAAGGTGATTTGCAGGATTGAATATTTCCACTAATACTAACTTTTCCAATTTAATTATGCTAAAAAGGGTAAGAGAGATGTATCTCCTAGCGAATAAATGATGAAAATATCAAATTTGCCAAACAGTACTGGACTGAAAACCCCCTCTCTGAATTGCTTAACAAAACAATTCAACAGTTATAAAATGTTCAAATATAACAAAACCGTGAGAGTTTCTCATGATTATTACTGCTATTCTTGTTATTAGCAAGACCAGTTCATAAAGAAAAGCATTTTTGCTTTTCAGGAAATAGGAATTATTTACCCAGGAGGGAAAGCACTTTGTCTCAAGTCTCAACCTCAGCCATAAGCAACAGCAGCATATTTAACATACAAAGATACCAAGTTCATATTTTCCCCAACCCATCCAAAAGATAAAAAGAACCATTGATTCAAATCCATCTCCAGTCTCAGAGTCTCCATTTCCATTAACAAACTGAAAAAGAGAAAGACCCAAACACACCCCAATATCAAAAGAAACATGAAAATCCTCCATAAAACAAACAAAGAACCTCTCCATCCAAGAACCCACCAAAGAGAAACAatctcaaaatttaaaaaatagataGCATGGAGAGAAGGGTCCGTGCCTTCTCTTACCTGCAAATGTCTAAAACCGTACAGTTCCCACGAAGGAAACCAAAGCCCCACTAGCTTCAATGTTACAAGTTGAAAGATGGCTATGACTATGACCAGGCTTTCCCCTTTAAATACACCCACCCGCAATCCTGtagataaataattaaataagtaCAGAGTCAATGTTCATAAAGCAACAAAAAGGGTAGGAAAAGGGCAACCACAGAGTCTACTGTGTCTACCCTCAAACACGTACTAGACTTGGAAAATAGAAATTCAGAGTTTGTCCCTTGGAAGATATTCAATTCAACTGGGTTGGAGAGTTTGGAAAGGGAACTGGGAGAAAACCCAATGAAATTTCAAGGGTCCAAAGCCACGAGGGGTTTTGATAACACGAGTTGCCCTGTAGAAAAGTTCATCGAGTGCTTTGCAAGATAAGAGTTCCATTTTCTCGCACCTCCATCAGCAATCCCACggtagagagagatagagagcgGTCAAAGAAGGTAACCTCGAAAGGGTTTTCCATTAAAAATCACGACGACCCAGAGATTAGAAAAATCCCTGCATTAAAATTTTAGCACAAAGAATAATCCATGGTCATGCAGTGACGCAGAGGCAGAGGCTAGGCGTCGCGTTCTTGATGGCTCTAGCTGGGGTCTTATCCTACGGAGTGTCAATTTACCATTGTGGCCCATCTTAATTTTAAGCGTGGGAATTCAATTTCGCGTAGATTTTGTGTGAACTGTGAACCCTCTCAACCCTACCGTAATTGAAGACCGAGATGGACAGTTGCCAATAGCCAATAGGCCTAGTTTGCCCTTTTAAAAGgaacagaaaagaaaaagaaaaaataaaaactcagAAAGAATTATTTGACTcttctataaaataaaattaaaaaaagagcTGTTGAATGAATACTAATGAAATTAATAGATTgataagtttaatttttaaagaattaaGGACCCATATCCGAATAAAAGGGTAATctattagaaaaaaatatttttattttttaaaatttttatacatatatgtatgtaacTCGATGACAAGAACATGTTTAACTTTGTAAAtatttgtgtttttaatttttttaaaaatcataaaatttaatatttttaaattttttaagacTCGTATTAGttagatagaaaataaagaatttgtttaattgtaaaaataattttcattaatAGTGTCaaaactttttattattttatatttttaaaacaaatgtgACAAGATTGAACACTAATTTGACTTTTATGCAattctttaaaaattaaatatgaaaatagaaattATTCCCCATAATTAAATGGGTCCTAAAAGTTCCTTAAATGATAAAAGACTAATTGAAGATATTTAAATAGTCAATCTCCTTAgttaattatatatttagtgGTAGTCCACAAATTAAATAATATTGAATACAATTCGATTGAATTAGATATGTTCATTCACTTATATAAATCCATGGTATGATCATCTTAAACCAAAATCTCACTCATACTATATAAATgtgtatttatattattaaattattagacTTGAGGTGTTGCTTTCCTATTTATGGTACATGATTAATCATGTTTTCATTCAAAAGACCATTAAGGCACTAACCTAAGTGCCGAAATGTTCCAAAGGGACCTTGACGTGGAGGGATGAtgatcttgaaaaatgaaaaatgtatGATATGGAGGTGGAGATCAATCAATGTATGGGGTAACAATGTAAGGGACAATGGTGACTTGAGAAATAAGGTCAATAAAGTCCACGGAGTCGGCATTAATTATCCATTTATTTTCCTAAGTGTCGTAAGATCGCCTAATTATTACAGCTAAATTAGTCTCTAAGTCAAACCTCAGGCCAAAGAAACCGGTAGTCAAGCTAAGAAGTcaattatgtgaggggaaggtactagaaCCCCCTACAAAAGCATTCATCGAACAATACTTGATTAGTCTAAGACTATCTTCAAAATCAATTGATCAAGACTTTTGACTCTTTTGTTTTATTAAATTACCAAACCTTTAAATATGGGATAACgatgcaacaacaacaacaataacaacaagccGTAAGTCCTACTAGGTGAGGTcgattacatgaatcattttctgccaattcactTGATCAAGagtattttcctctattagattaagggttgagaatctaggtatactcccatttcaccccctcctcttgggagtacacctagATTCTCAATTGGCATCAGAGTGAAGTTGTAATAAATCCTGAACTAGAAGCTAcgtaaagatccctatggcacaaataggtgtatctccctttacTGAAGGACAATCCTCTTCTAGACCACCTATATTCTGCGGTgttaactataccttttggaaacaacgaatgagaatatacttgcaaactatggattgaaaagcttggaaagtagtcatacatggtgacctcatccctgCTAAAATCATAGACAACAAAGTAAtatcaaaggaagaaaaagagatgactgataaTGACTTAAatatgttgcaaataaactctagtgcaatgaatggaCTATATTTGTACTCTAAATGtgaatgagttcaataggattatgggatgcaaatcagctaaagaaatctgggatgaactcgaagtaacctatgaagggattgtttgtaaagacccgaaaaattttaaatgattaaaataattagaaaaaaataataataaataaaacaataaatgaacagataaaaagaatagtatgaaaaaaaatgaaataaaataaaattagattaattatcaattaattaattaattatttatttatttgaattaataaattaattaatcgttatttaattgaattaattaaattaaatatatgatatttatatgtttatatatatgtatatatatatatatatttataaaaaggttataataatataatgttataatatagtatattatattatattatatatatatatatatgttacctttatatatatatatatatatatatatatatatatatatatataaaggtaactgaagaaagaagaagaagaaggaagaagaag
This window of the Malania oleifera isolate guangnan ecotype guangnan chromosome 6, ASM2987363v1, whole genome shotgun sequence genome carries:
- the LOC131157529 gene encoding IQ domain-containing protein IQM1-like codes for the protein MGLSLSLVISAWEEIVRHRVFGLAYKINSSSEDGEITWRTDSFKETDSGTSPKSNRSDGINSCNSKRLKNLNPVKIMLETTVSFKNLIQDKENPSPNTLNGKSDGSKPMSTISVPESPIFFSPRPVSELDAAAVKVQKVYKSYRTRRNLADCAVVVEELWWKALDFAALKRSSVSFFNVEKPESAVSRWARARTRAAKVGKGLSKDEKAQKLALQHWLEAIDPRHRYGHNLHLYYDVWFESESSQPFFFWLDVGDGKEVNLEVCPRANLQRQCIKYLGPKEREAYEVVVEDGKLVYRQTGLFVETVEGSKWIFVLSTSRALYVGQKKKGLFQHSSFLAGGATTAAGRLVSHDGILEAIWPYSGHYHPTEENFREFISFLQEHNVDLTNVKRYAIDDDSTSFKVDEEPKPEPTVSPTKTIESKAAIAANADGPPKEIVITSLDQEDHKGTSDGKAKAPIFDMANRLSCKWTTGAGPRIGCVRDYPAELQVRALEQVNLSPRVNPGPIGNYGPIPSPRPSPKVRLSPRLVYMGLPSPRTAIAAAN